A window of the Drosophila simulans strain w501 chromosome 2L, Prin_Dsim_3.1, whole genome shotgun sequence genome harbors these coding sequences:
- the LOC27206663 gene encoding vacuolar protein sorting-associated protein 41 homolog isoform X8, producing MAKALPLISCDSWADSINEEDVEPKFKYHRLANDLKYMLNADVITCSAVHLKFLIFGTFRGRVCIFDHQGNSVYSNLSASERYTHQVAVNNIDVDHKGEYVATCSDDGKVNITGLFSSDNNHSLSFGKCIKVVSLEPDSKAHIKRFVVGDDKLILYERNLLKKLKPVELCSVEGSVLSICWHGNFIAWASHIGVRVYDLNERCSLGLIKWEVPPQERLENFRCHLRWSNKHTLLIGWVDTIRVCVIRKRNSIEASTGNLPVYIVDPISTFQTTFYVCGLAPLSAKQLVVLGFRKEKSSCFKAQRPVLCVIEYKMNSSEEICTDSLTLRGFEEYTVNDYSLGGIIEENRFYIVAPKDIVVASLIETDDRIEWLIKHRHKSKNWPLELRTTNEQVANKVMLCYRMRDIRLFSWGPHCARYIKIITRQSFWDSGQRI from the exons atggCTAAAGCTTTGCCGCTCATCAGTTGT GACTCTTGGGCCGATAGCATAAATGAGGAAGATGTGGAGCCCAAATTCAAGTATCACCGTCTCGCAAACGATTTGAAATACATGCTCAATGCTGATGTCATCACTTGTAGCGCTGTACACTTAAAG TTTCTTATATTTGGAACTTTCCGAGGGCGTGTTTGTATATTTGACCATCAAGGAAACTCAGTCTACTCAAATCTTAGCGCTAGCGAACGGTACACTCACCAAGTGGCAGTAAACAATATCGATGTAGATCATAAGGGCGAGTATGTGGCCACATGCTCCGACGACGGAAAA GTCAACATAACGGGGTTGTTTAGCTCTGATAACAATCACAGTCTTAGCTTTGGCAAATGTATAAAGGTCGTATCACTGGAGCCCGATTCCAAAGCTCACATTAAGAGATTTGTAGTGG GCGACGACAAACTTATTTTGTACGAGCGTAACTTGCTAAAGAAGCTTAAACCAGTTGAACTGTGCTCAGTCGAAGGCAGTGTTTTGTCGATCTGCTGGCACGGCAACTTTATTGCCTGGGCAAGTCATATAGGAGTTCGAGTCTACGATTTAAACGAAAGATGCTCACTTGGATTAATAAAATGGGAGGTTCCTCCTCAGGAGCGACTAGAAAATTTTCGATGCCACCTTCGCTGGTCCAACAAGCATACATTGTTGATTGGCTGGGTAGACACTATTCGTGTTTGCGTAATTCGAAAGAGAAATTCAATCGAAGCTTCAACTGGCAATCTGCCTGTCTACATTGTGGATCCAA TCTCGACATTTCAAACAACTTTCTACGTATGTGGGCTTGCACCATTATCTGCAAAGCAATTGGTGGTTCTTGGCTTTCGCAAGGAAAAAAGCTCTTGTTTTAAAGCCCAACGACCTGTATTATGCGTTATTGAATACAAAATGAATAGCAGCGAGGAAATCTGCACAGACAGTTTAACTTTACGCGGCTTTGAGGAGTACACCGTGAATGACTATAGTCTGGGTGGCATAATCGAGGAGAATCGGTTTTATATTGTGGCCCCAAAGGATATTGTTGTAGCTAGTCTTATTGAAACAGATGATCGTATAGAATGGTTGATTAAACACAG ACATAAATCCAAGAATTGGCCACTAGAGCTCCGAACAACGAACGAGCAAGTCgccaataaagtcatgttgtgctatAGGATGAGGGATATTCGACTTTTCTcctggggaccacattgtgccaggtatattaaaatcattacCAGACAGTCTTTTTGGGATAGCGGACAAAGGATTtag
- the LOC27206663 gene encoding vacuolar protein sorting-associated protein 41 homolog isoform X1, which produces MAKALPLISCDSWADSINEEDVEPKFKYHRLANDLKYMLNADVITCSAVHLKFLIFGTFRGRVCIFDHQGNSVYSNLSASERYTHQVAVNNIDVDHKGEYVATCSDDGKVNITGLFSSDNNHSLSFGKCIKVVSLEPDSKAHIKRFVVGDDKLILYERNLLKKLKPVELCSVEGSVLSICWHGNFIAWASHIGVRVYDLNERCSLGLIKWEVPPQERLENFRCHLRWSNKHTLLIGWVDTIRVCVIRKRNSIEASTGNLPVYIVDPISTFQTTFYVCGLAPLSAKQLVVLGFRKEKSSCFKAQRPVLCVIEYKMNSSEEICTDSLTLRGFEEYTVNDYSLGGIIEENRFYIVAPKDIVVASLIETDDRIEWLIKHSKFEEAMELISANGGNVPVLSVAKLYVNHLLALKKYDDAAKLCLRMLGNDKVLWEEEVFKFVKCQQLRSVSAYLPTSDECKLDPHVYEMVLYEFLKFDVCGFLNLIKEWPSHLYDGLAVINAIHDNFRKHHANQLLESLALLYSYQGDFESALRMYLKLQNKDVFQLIRRYELYDVISKLIIPLIQLDRDCAFEILLDKKKIKTEIVVHQLEHKQEYLYWYLDSLLKKDPSNVFQKKLISLYAIFDRNKLLPFLKRSKDYDIQEALVVCKQENFYPEIVYLLGCMGGVEAAEALNIIIHRIRDIEMAIEFCKEHDDNDLWNALINEFSNHPEIVTKVLDGIVDYFSPAVVVGKIKMGQNIPNLRQSLIKMLWHYNLQGEILSSAQQIQLSDYFEIHSEIVTTQRRGQQVSNEQMCSLCHRPVLMLRGGMSWALDLDDFRGLCGCGKHPLLRTLNQELLGISGQKAKDCT; this is translated from the exons atggCTAAAGCTTTGCCGCTCATCAGTTGT GACTCTTGGGCCGATAGCATAAATGAGGAAGATGTGGAGCCCAAATTCAAGTATCACCGTCTCGCAAACGATTTGAAATACATGCTCAATGCTGATGTCATCACTTGTAGCGCTGTACACTTAAAG TTTCTTATATTTGGAACTTTCCGAGGGCGTGTTTGTATATTTGACCATCAAGGAAACTCAGTCTACTCAAATCTTAGCGCTAGCGAACGGTACACTCACCAAGTGGCAGTAAACAATATCGATGTAGATCATAAGGGCGAGTATGTGGCCACATGCTCCGACGACGGAAAA GTCAACATAACGGGGTTGTTTAGCTCTGATAACAATCACAGTCTTAGCTTTGGCAAATGTATAAAGGTCGTATCACTGGAGCCCGATTCCAAAGCTCACATTAAGAGATTTGTAGTGG GCGACGACAAACTTATTTTGTACGAGCGTAACTTGCTAAAGAAGCTTAAACCAGTTGAACTGTGCTCAGTCGAAGGCAGTGTTTTGTCGATCTGCTGGCACGGCAACTTTATTGCCTGGGCAAGTCATATAGGAGTTCGAGTCTACGATTTAAACGAAAGATGCTCACTTGGATTAATAAAATGGGAGGTTCCTCCTCAGGAGCGACTAGAAAATTTTCGATGCCACCTTCGCTGGTCCAACAAGCATACATTGTTGATTGGCTGGGTAGACACTATTCGTGTTTGCGTAATTCGAAAGAGAAATTCAATCGAAGCTTCAACTGGCAATCTGCCTGTCTACATTGTGGATCCAA TCTCGACATTTCAAACAACTTTCTACGTATGTGGGCTTGCACCATTATCTGCAAAGCAATTGGTGGTTCTTGGCTTTCGCAAGGAAAAAAGCTCTTGTTTTAAAGCCCAACGACCTGTATTATGCGTTATTGAATACAAAATGAATAGCAGCGAGGAAATCTGCACAGACAGTTTAACTTTACGCGGCTTTGAGGAGTACACCGTGAATGACTATAGTCTGGGTGGCATAATCGAGGAGAATCGGTTTTATATTGTGGCCCCAAAGGATATTGTTGTAGCTAGTCTTATTGAAACAGATGATCGTATAGAATGGTTGATTAAACACAG taaatttgaGGAGGCAATGGAACTTATATCTGCGAATGGAGGTAATGTTCCCGTACTTTCCGTTGCCAA aCTTTATGTTAACCATTTACTGGCGCTTAAGAAGTATGATGACGCAGCAAAACTTTGCCTCCGCATGCTAGGCAATGACAAAGTCCTTTGGGAAGAGGAAGTTTTTAAGTTTGTAAAGTGTCAGCAGCTACGATCAGTTAGCGCCTATCTGCCGACCTCCGACGAATGCAAACTTGATCCCCATGTATACGAAATGGTTTTATACGAGTTTCTCAAATTTGATGTATGTGGTTTCTTGAATCTTATCAAAGAATGGCCATCTCATCTTTATGACGGCCTGGCTGTTATTAACGCTATTCACGATAACTTTCGAAAGCACCATGCCAATCAGTTGCTGGAATCATTGGCTCTTTTGTATTCCTATCAAGGTGACTTCGAAAGTGCCCTTCGCATGTATTTAAA GTTGCAGAACAAGGATGTCTTTCAATTAATTCGCCGGTATGAGCTTTACGATGTCATTTCAAAACTGATTATTCCACTTATTCAATTGGATCGTGACTGCGCCTTTGAAATACTACTTgacaagaaaaaaataaagactGAGATAGTTGTCCACCAGCTAGAGCACAAACAAGAGTATCTGTACTGG TACTTAGATTCTTTACTTAAAAAGGATCCCAGTAATGTGTTTCAAAAAAAACTTATCTCCTTATATGCCATTTTCGATCGAAACAAACTATTGCCCTTTCTAAAGCGTTCAAAGGACTATGACATTCAGGAGGCGTTGGTCGTATGCAAACAGGAAAACTTTTATCCAGAAATAGTCTACCTGCTCGGTTGTATGGGTGGTGTAGAAGCGGCCGAAGCACTAAATATCATTATTCACCGC aTCAGAGACATAGAAATGGCCATCGAGTTTTGCAAGGAGCACGATGACAACGATCTTTGGAATGCACTTATTAATGAATTTAGCAATCATCCTGAAATCGTGACGAAAGTTTTGGACGGCATAGTTG ACTACTTTAGCCCAGCGGTGGTTGTTGGAAAGATAAAAATGGGACAGAACATTCCAAACCTACGACAATCACTTATTAAAATGCTGTGGCACTACAATCTTCAAGGTGAAATTTTATCCTCTGCCCAACAAATTCAACTTAGTGACTATTTTGAAATTCACTCGGAGATAGTCACCACGCAAAGACGAGGTCAGCAGGTTTCCAACGAACAAATGTGCTCATTGTGCCACCGTCCAGTACTGATG
- the LOC27206663 gene encoding vacuolar protein sorting-associated protein 41 homolog isoform X3, translated as MAKALPLISCDSWADSINEEDVEPKFKYHRLANDLKYMLNADVITCSAVHLKFLIFGTFRGRVCIFDHQGNSVYSNLSASERYTHQVAVNNIDVDHKGEYVATCSDDGKVNITGLFSSDNNHSLSFGKCIKVVSLEPDSKAHIKRFVVGDDKLILYERNLLKKLKPVELCSVEGSVLSICWHGNFIAWASHIGVRVYDLNERCSLGLIKWEVPPQERLENFRCHLRWSNKHTLLIGWVDTIRVCVIRKRNSIEASTGNLPVYIVDPISTFQTTFYVCGLAPLSAKQLVVLGFRKEKSSCFKAQRPVLCVIEYKMNSSEEICTDSLTLRGFEEYTVNDYSLGGIIEENRFYIVAPKDIVVASLIETDDRIEWLIKHSKFEEAMELISANGGNVPVLSVAKLYVNHLLALKKYDDAAKLCLRMLGNDKVLWEEEVFKFVKCQQLRSVSAYLPTSDECKLDPHVYEMVLYEFLKFDVCGFLNLIKEWPSHLYDGLAVINAIHDNFRKHHANQLLESLALLYSYQGDFESALRMYLKLQNKDVFQLIRRYELYDVISKLIIPLIQLDRDCAFEILLDKKKIKTEIVVHQLEHKQEYLYWYLDSLLKKDPSNVFQKKLISLYAIFDRNKLLPFLKRSKDYDIQEALVVCKQENFYPEIVYLLGCMGGVEAAEALNIIIHRIRDIEMAIEFCKEHDDNDLWNALINEFSNHPEIVTKVLDGIVDYFSPAVVVGKIKMGQNIPNLRQSLIKMLWHYNLQGEILSSAQQIQLSDYFEIHSEIVTTQRRGQQVSNEQMCSLCHRPVLMVGTHFNCITSFECGHVYHKPCIQATWRHELGP; from the exons atggCTAAAGCTTTGCCGCTCATCAGTTGT GACTCTTGGGCCGATAGCATAAATGAGGAAGATGTGGAGCCCAAATTCAAGTATCACCGTCTCGCAAACGATTTGAAATACATGCTCAATGCTGATGTCATCACTTGTAGCGCTGTACACTTAAAG TTTCTTATATTTGGAACTTTCCGAGGGCGTGTTTGTATATTTGACCATCAAGGAAACTCAGTCTACTCAAATCTTAGCGCTAGCGAACGGTACACTCACCAAGTGGCAGTAAACAATATCGATGTAGATCATAAGGGCGAGTATGTGGCCACATGCTCCGACGACGGAAAA GTCAACATAACGGGGTTGTTTAGCTCTGATAACAATCACAGTCTTAGCTTTGGCAAATGTATAAAGGTCGTATCACTGGAGCCCGATTCCAAAGCTCACATTAAGAGATTTGTAGTGG GCGACGACAAACTTATTTTGTACGAGCGTAACTTGCTAAAGAAGCTTAAACCAGTTGAACTGTGCTCAGTCGAAGGCAGTGTTTTGTCGATCTGCTGGCACGGCAACTTTATTGCCTGGGCAAGTCATATAGGAGTTCGAGTCTACGATTTAAACGAAAGATGCTCACTTGGATTAATAAAATGGGAGGTTCCTCCTCAGGAGCGACTAGAAAATTTTCGATGCCACCTTCGCTGGTCCAACAAGCATACATTGTTGATTGGCTGGGTAGACACTATTCGTGTTTGCGTAATTCGAAAGAGAAATTCAATCGAAGCTTCAACTGGCAATCTGCCTGTCTACATTGTGGATCCAA TCTCGACATTTCAAACAACTTTCTACGTATGTGGGCTTGCACCATTATCTGCAAAGCAATTGGTGGTTCTTGGCTTTCGCAAGGAAAAAAGCTCTTGTTTTAAAGCCCAACGACCTGTATTATGCGTTATTGAATACAAAATGAATAGCAGCGAGGAAATCTGCACAGACAGTTTAACTTTACGCGGCTTTGAGGAGTACACCGTGAATGACTATAGTCTGGGTGGCATAATCGAGGAGAATCGGTTTTATATTGTGGCCCCAAAGGATATTGTTGTAGCTAGTCTTATTGAAACAGATGATCGTATAGAATGGTTGATTAAACACAG taaatttgaGGAGGCAATGGAACTTATATCTGCGAATGGAGGTAATGTTCCCGTACTTTCCGTTGCCAA aCTTTATGTTAACCATTTACTGGCGCTTAAGAAGTATGATGACGCAGCAAAACTTTGCCTCCGCATGCTAGGCAATGACAAAGTCCTTTGGGAAGAGGAAGTTTTTAAGTTTGTAAAGTGTCAGCAGCTACGATCAGTTAGCGCCTATCTGCCGACCTCCGACGAATGCAAACTTGATCCCCATGTATACGAAATGGTTTTATACGAGTTTCTCAAATTTGATGTATGTGGTTTCTTGAATCTTATCAAAGAATGGCCATCTCATCTTTATGACGGCCTGGCTGTTATTAACGCTATTCACGATAACTTTCGAAAGCACCATGCCAATCAGTTGCTGGAATCATTGGCTCTTTTGTATTCCTATCAAGGTGACTTCGAAAGTGCCCTTCGCATGTATTTAAA GTTGCAGAACAAGGATGTCTTTCAATTAATTCGCCGGTATGAGCTTTACGATGTCATTTCAAAACTGATTATTCCACTTATTCAATTGGATCGTGACTGCGCCTTTGAAATACTACTTgacaagaaaaaaataaagactGAGATAGTTGTCCACCAGCTAGAGCACAAACAAGAGTATCTGTACTGG TACTTAGATTCTTTACTTAAAAAGGATCCCAGTAATGTGTTTCAAAAAAAACTTATCTCCTTATATGCCATTTTCGATCGAAACAAACTATTGCCCTTTCTAAAGCGTTCAAAGGACTATGACATTCAGGAGGCGTTGGTCGTATGCAAACAGGAAAACTTTTATCCAGAAATAGTCTACCTGCTCGGTTGTATGGGTGGTGTAGAAGCGGCCGAAGCACTAAATATCATTATTCACCGC aTCAGAGACATAGAAATGGCCATCGAGTTTTGCAAGGAGCACGATGACAACGATCTTTGGAATGCACTTATTAATGAATTTAGCAATCATCCTGAAATCGTGACGAAAGTTTTGGACGGCATAGTTG ACTACTTTAGCCCAGCGGTGGTTGTTGGAAAGATAAAAATGGGACAGAACATTCCAAACCTACGACAATCACTTATTAAAATGCTGTGGCACTACAATCTTCAAGGTGAAATTTTATCCTCTGCCCAACAAATTCAACTTAGTGACTATTTTGAAATTCACTCGGAGATAGTCACCACGCAAAGACGAGGTCAGCAGGTTTCCAACGAACAAATGTGCTCATTGTGCCACCGTCCAGTACTGATGGTAGGCACACACTTTAATTGTATAACCAGCTTTGAATGTGGTCATGTATACCATAAACCGTGCATACAAG
- the LOC27206663 gene encoding vacuolar protein sorting-associated protein 41 homolog isoform X5 has translation MAKALPLISCDSWADSINEEDVEPKFKYHRLANDLKYMLNADVITCSAVHLKFLIFGTFRGRVCIFDHQGNSVYSNLSASERYTHQVAVNNIDVDHKGEYVATCSDDGKVNITGLFSSDNNHSLSFGKCIKVVSLEPDSKAHIKRFVVVSTFQTTFYVCGLAPLSAKQLVVLGFRKEKSSCFKAQRPVLCVIEYKMNSSEEICTDSLTLRGFEEYTVNDYSLGGIIEENRFYIVAPKDIVVASLIETDDRIEWLIKHSKFEEAMELISANGGNVPVLSVAKLYVNHLLALKKYDDAAKLCLRMLGNDKVLWEEEVFKFVKCQQLRSVSAYLPTSDECKLDPHVYEMVLYEFLKFDVCGFLNLIKEWPSHLYDGLAVINAIHDNFRKHHANQLLESLALLYSYQGDFESALRMYLKLQNKDVFQLIRRYELYDVISKLIIPLIQLDRDCAFEILLDKKKIKTEIVVHQLEHKQEYLYWYLDSLLKKDPSNVFQKKLISLYAIFDRNKLLPFLKRSKDYDIQEALVVCKQENFYPEIVYLLGCMGGVEAAEALNIIIHRIRDIEMAIEFCKEHDDNDLWNALINEFSNHPEIVTKVLDGIVDYFSPAVVVGKIKMGQNIPNLRQSLIKMLWHYNLQGEILSSAQQIQLSDYFEIHSEIVTTQRRGQQVSNEQMCSLCHRPVLMLRGGMSWALDLDDFRGLCGCGKHPLLRTLNQELLGISGQKAKDCT, from the exons atggCTAAAGCTTTGCCGCTCATCAGTTGT GACTCTTGGGCCGATAGCATAAATGAGGAAGATGTGGAGCCCAAATTCAAGTATCACCGTCTCGCAAACGATTTGAAATACATGCTCAATGCTGATGTCATCACTTGTAGCGCTGTACACTTAAAG TTTCTTATATTTGGAACTTTCCGAGGGCGTGTTTGTATATTTGACCATCAAGGAAACTCAGTCTACTCAAATCTTAGCGCTAGCGAACGGTACACTCACCAAGTGGCAGTAAACAATATCGATGTAGATCATAAGGGCGAGTATGTGGCCACATGCTCCGACGACGGAAAA GTCAACATAACGGGGTTGTTTAGCTCTGATAACAATCACAGTCTTAGCTTTGGCAAATGTATAAAGGTCGTATCACTGGAGCCCGATTCCAAAGCTCACATTAAGAGATTTGTAGTGG TCTCGACATTTCAAACAACTTTCTACGTATGTGGGCTTGCACCATTATCTGCAAAGCAATTGGTGGTTCTTGGCTTTCGCAAGGAAAAAAGCTCTTGTTTTAAAGCCCAACGACCTGTATTATGCGTTATTGAATACAAAATGAATAGCAGCGAGGAAATCTGCACAGACAGTTTAACTTTACGCGGCTTTGAGGAGTACACCGTGAATGACTATAGTCTGGGTGGCATAATCGAGGAGAATCGGTTTTATATTGTGGCCCCAAAGGATATTGTTGTAGCTAGTCTTATTGAAACAGATGATCGTATAGAATGGTTGATTAAACACAG taaatttgaGGAGGCAATGGAACTTATATCTGCGAATGGAGGTAATGTTCCCGTACTTTCCGTTGCCAA aCTTTATGTTAACCATTTACTGGCGCTTAAGAAGTATGATGACGCAGCAAAACTTTGCCTCCGCATGCTAGGCAATGACAAAGTCCTTTGGGAAGAGGAAGTTTTTAAGTTTGTAAAGTGTCAGCAGCTACGATCAGTTAGCGCCTATCTGCCGACCTCCGACGAATGCAAACTTGATCCCCATGTATACGAAATGGTTTTATACGAGTTTCTCAAATTTGATGTATGTGGTTTCTTGAATCTTATCAAAGAATGGCCATCTCATCTTTATGACGGCCTGGCTGTTATTAACGCTATTCACGATAACTTTCGAAAGCACCATGCCAATCAGTTGCTGGAATCATTGGCTCTTTTGTATTCCTATCAAGGTGACTTCGAAAGTGCCCTTCGCATGTATTTAAA GTTGCAGAACAAGGATGTCTTTCAATTAATTCGCCGGTATGAGCTTTACGATGTCATTTCAAAACTGATTATTCCACTTATTCAATTGGATCGTGACTGCGCCTTTGAAATACTACTTgacaagaaaaaaataaagactGAGATAGTTGTCCACCAGCTAGAGCACAAACAAGAGTATCTGTACTGG TACTTAGATTCTTTACTTAAAAAGGATCCCAGTAATGTGTTTCAAAAAAAACTTATCTCCTTATATGCCATTTTCGATCGAAACAAACTATTGCCCTTTCTAAAGCGTTCAAAGGACTATGACATTCAGGAGGCGTTGGTCGTATGCAAACAGGAAAACTTTTATCCAGAAATAGTCTACCTGCTCGGTTGTATGGGTGGTGTAGAAGCGGCCGAAGCACTAAATATCATTATTCACCGC aTCAGAGACATAGAAATGGCCATCGAGTTTTGCAAGGAGCACGATGACAACGATCTTTGGAATGCACTTATTAATGAATTTAGCAATCATCCTGAAATCGTGACGAAAGTTTTGGACGGCATAGTTG ACTACTTTAGCCCAGCGGTGGTTGTTGGAAAGATAAAAATGGGACAGAACATTCCAAACCTACGACAATCACTTATTAAAATGCTGTGGCACTACAATCTTCAAGGTGAAATTTTATCCTCTGCCCAACAAATTCAACTTAGTGACTATTTTGAAATTCACTCGGAGATAGTCACCACGCAAAGACGAGGTCAGCAGGTTTCCAACGAACAAATGTGCTCATTGTGCCACCGTCCAGTACTGATG
- the LOC27206663 gene encoding vacuolar protein sorting-associated protein 41 homolog isoform X2: MAKALPLISCDSWADSINEEDVEPKFKYHRLANDLKYMLNADVITCSAVHLKFLIFGTFRGRVCIFDHQGNSVYSNLSASERYTHQVAVNNIDVDHKGEYVATCSDDGKVNITGLFSSDNNHSLSFGKCIKVVSLEPDSKAHIKRFVVGDDKLILYERNLLKKLKPVELCSVEGSVLSICWHGNFIAWASHIGVRVYDLNERCSLGLIKWEVPPQERLENFRCHLRWSNKHTLLIGWVDTIRVCVIRKRNSIEASTGNLPVYIVDPISTFQTTFYVCGLAPLSAKQLVVLGFRKEKSSCFKAQRPVLCVIEYKMNSSEEICTDSLTLRGFEEYTVNDYSLGGIIEENRFYIVAPKDIVVASLIETDDRIEWLIKHSKFEEAMELISANGGNVPVLSVAKLYVNHLLALKKYDDAAKLCLRMLGNDKVLWEEEVFKFVKCQQLRSVSAYLPTSDECKLDPHVYEMVLYEFLKFDVCGFLNLIKEWPSHLYDGLAVINAIHDNFRKHHANQLLESLALLYSYQGDFESALRMYLKLQNKDVFQLIRRYELYDVISKLIIPLIQLDRDCAFEILLDKKKIKTEIVVHQLEHKQEYLYWYLDSLLKKDPSNVFQKKLISLYAIFDRNKLLPFLKRSKDYDIQEALVVCKQENFYPEIVYLLGCMGGVEAAEALNIIIHRIRDIEMAIEFCKEHDDNDLWNALINEFSNHPEIVTKVLDGIVDYFSPAVVVGKIKMGQNIPNLRQSLIKMLWHYNLQGEILSSAQQIQLSDYFEIHSEIVTTQRRGQQVSNEQMCSLCHRPVLMVGTHFNCITSFECGHVYHKPCIQGKLQKNCKECNLWNLTVEK, from the exons atggCTAAAGCTTTGCCGCTCATCAGTTGT GACTCTTGGGCCGATAGCATAAATGAGGAAGATGTGGAGCCCAAATTCAAGTATCACCGTCTCGCAAACGATTTGAAATACATGCTCAATGCTGATGTCATCACTTGTAGCGCTGTACACTTAAAG TTTCTTATATTTGGAACTTTCCGAGGGCGTGTTTGTATATTTGACCATCAAGGAAACTCAGTCTACTCAAATCTTAGCGCTAGCGAACGGTACACTCACCAAGTGGCAGTAAACAATATCGATGTAGATCATAAGGGCGAGTATGTGGCCACATGCTCCGACGACGGAAAA GTCAACATAACGGGGTTGTTTAGCTCTGATAACAATCACAGTCTTAGCTTTGGCAAATGTATAAAGGTCGTATCACTGGAGCCCGATTCCAAAGCTCACATTAAGAGATTTGTAGTGG GCGACGACAAACTTATTTTGTACGAGCGTAACTTGCTAAAGAAGCTTAAACCAGTTGAACTGTGCTCAGTCGAAGGCAGTGTTTTGTCGATCTGCTGGCACGGCAACTTTATTGCCTGGGCAAGTCATATAGGAGTTCGAGTCTACGATTTAAACGAAAGATGCTCACTTGGATTAATAAAATGGGAGGTTCCTCCTCAGGAGCGACTAGAAAATTTTCGATGCCACCTTCGCTGGTCCAACAAGCATACATTGTTGATTGGCTGGGTAGACACTATTCGTGTTTGCGTAATTCGAAAGAGAAATTCAATCGAAGCTTCAACTGGCAATCTGCCTGTCTACATTGTGGATCCAA TCTCGACATTTCAAACAACTTTCTACGTATGTGGGCTTGCACCATTATCTGCAAAGCAATTGGTGGTTCTTGGCTTTCGCAAGGAAAAAAGCTCTTGTTTTAAAGCCCAACGACCTGTATTATGCGTTATTGAATACAAAATGAATAGCAGCGAGGAAATCTGCACAGACAGTTTAACTTTACGCGGCTTTGAGGAGTACACCGTGAATGACTATAGTCTGGGTGGCATAATCGAGGAGAATCGGTTTTATATTGTGGCCCCAAAGGATATTGTTGTAGCTAGTCTTATTGAAACAGATGATCGTATAGAATGGTTGATTAAACACAG taaatttgaGGAGGCAATGGAACTTATATCTGCGAATGGAGGTAATGTTCCCGTACTTTCCGTTGCCAA aCTTTATGTTAACCATTTACTGGCGCTTAAGAAGTATGATGACGCAGCAAAACTTTGCCTCCGCATGCTAGGCAATGACAAAGTCCTTTGGGAAGAGGAAGTTTTTAAGTTTGTAAAGTGTCAGCAGCTACGATCAGTTAGCGCCTATCTGCCGACCTCCGACGAATGCAAACTTGATCCCCATGTATACGAAATGGTTTTATACGAGTTTCTCAAATTTGATGTATGTGGTTTCTTGAATCTTATCAAAGAATGGCCATCTCATCTTTATGACGGCCTGGCTGTTATTAACGCTATTCACGATAACTTTCGAAAGCACCATGCCAATCAGTTGCTGGAATCATTGGCTCTTTTGTATTCCTATCAAGGTGACTTCGAAAGTGCCCTTCGCATGTATTTAAA GTTGCAGAACAAGGATGTCTTTCAATTAATTCGCCGGTATGAGCTTTACGATGTCATTTCAAAACTGATTATTCCACTTATTCAATTGGATCGTGACTGCGCCTTTGAAATACTACTTgacaagaaaaaaataaagactGAGATAGTTGTCCACCAGCTAGAGCACAAACAAGAGTATCTGTACTGG TACTTAGATTCTTTACTTAAAAAGGATCCCAGTAATGTGTTTCAAAAAAAACTTATCTCCTTATATGCCATTTTCGATCGAAACAAACTATTGCCCTTTCTAAAGCGTTCAAAGGACTATGACATTCAGGAGGCGTTGGTCGTATGCAAACAGGAAAACTTTTATCCAGAAATAGTCTACCTGCTCGGTTGTATGGGTGGTGTAGAAGCGGCCGAAGCACTAAATATCATTATTCACCGC aTCAGAGACATAGAAATGGCCATCGAGTTTTGCAAGGAGCACGATGACAACGATCTTTGGAATGCACTTATTAATGAATTTAGCAATCATCCTGAAATCGTGACGAAAGTTTTGGACGGCATAGTTG ACTACTTTAGCCCAGCGGTGGTTGTTGGAAAGATAAAAATGGGACAGAACATTCCAAACCTACGACAATCACTTATTAAAATGCTGTGGCACTACAATCTTCAAGGTGAAATTTTATCCTCTGCCCAACAAATTCAACTTAGTGACTATTTTGAAATTCACTCGGAGATAGTCACCACGCAAAGACGAGGTCAGCAGGTTTCCAACGAACAAATGTGCTCATTGTGCCACCGTCCAGTACTGATGGTAGGCACACACTTTAATTGTATAACCAGCTTTGAATGTGGTCATGTATACCATAAACCGTGCATACAAGGTAAATTGCAGAAAAATTGCAAAGAGTGTAACCTTTGGAACTTAACCGTGGAGAAATAG